Within Alcaligenes sp. SDU_A2, the genomic segment CCACGAACGATGCGGGTACGTGCGTCGTCGCCGAAGTAAACTTGTTTTGCGGTCATGGTTTGAATCCTATTGAATATTCGTGGGCAGTACTTATTCGATCACGGCGAAGATTTCTTCTTCGCGGATCACCAGCAGCTCTTCGCCGTCGATCTTCACGGCCTGGCCGGAGTACTTGCCGAACAGAACTTTGTCGCCAACTTTCAGGTCCAGCGGCAGAACCTTGCCGTCCTCGGACTTTTTGCCGGGGCCAACGGCCAGGATTTCGCCTTGATCGGGCTTTTCAGTCGCGCTCTCGGGGATGACGATGCCGGAAGCGGTGGTGCGTTCGTTGTCCAGACGCTTGACGATCACGCGATCGTTCAAAGGACGCAGTGCCATGGAGAAACTCCTGTTTAAAAATGACGTTGGTTATATCAATTCAAGTGGGGGCGAGGTCTTAGCACTCCACCCCTTCGAGTGCTAATTATAGGGACGACTTTTGTAATTTCAAGAGCAGGGGCGCAGGGCTGTTACATATTTGTCCAGCCCGCGTGGAATCTGGCTTGAAGGGGGAGTGTCGAATCCCTGGGTGTTGGCGCGCAGCCGAATGACACCGAAGTTTGAACTTCCGACGCTCTGTTCGGAACTCTGAATAATGGGTCAACCCAGCACCGGAAGGGGTGTCAGTCGGGATGGGCTGGAGGTGGGTTGTACAAATGCCTTGTTTGGGTGGTTTTTTTTCCAGTCCAAAGCTGGCGGGGCAGGACCTCGAATGACACTCTGCCGTCCACGTGTGTAAAGGTGGCACTGTCGAAGTCAAGTCCCAGAGCATTAGGCACACACTCGATCAGGGGCTCTATCCACAGAAGGCGTGCAGAAGAGAGAGTGAAGCGCTGGATCAGCCAGGCACAAGCGATCAGGCCGACCCAGATACGGCACCGGGTTTTCAAATGCAGCCATTGATAATGGACGGGATCGCGGCGCGTGATGTCTCCTTGGGCTACATCGGGTGCGCTGAGAGACAGGAGGGATTCGATGGCATAGGCACAATCGCGCTGCTGTGTCTGGGCGGCCTGTTCGGATGCCTACTGTGCGCTGTGGTGCTGCTGGTGGGCAGGCTGACGATAGGCAGAAACCAGGATGATGCGAGTCATGTGTCTATGGGAGCTGAATAAGATGACGCCGCGTTCTTCGCAATCCTGTTGATATCGCTACAACAGCTTTTTTGTTTTCTCGGGGTGGCGGCGTTTTTTTTGAGTTATATCCCCCCGGGGGGGATATGATGATCGCATGAACAAACCAGACCCTCATCATCATCACGACGCCGTGGCCAAACGTCTAAAGCGGGCGGAAGGACATTTGCGCAGCATTCTGTCGATGATGGAAGAACGCCGTCCCTGCCTTGAGCTGGCCCAGCAGTTGCATGCGGTCGAGCGTGCCATTTCCCAGGCCAAGAAGATCCTCATTCAAGACCATATCGACCACTGCCTTCAGGATGCGGTGGGAGAACTGGATCAGGACAGGCAGCGCGCAATTGACGAGTTCAAAGAAATCACCAAGTACCTCTAAGAACACCATCTATGCTGTCGTTTTCTGATCTGATCGCCCAGGGTGCGTCGCACGCCTGGCTGTTTATTCCAAGCGCGATTCTGCTGGGCGCGCTGCACGGGCTGGAGCCCGGCCATTCCAAGACGATGATGGCGGCGTTCATCGTCGCGATTCGGGGATCGGTGTGGCAGGCGGCGCTGCTGGGCATCACCGCGACCATTTCGCACACCCTGATCGTGTGGGGGATCGGCCTGGGCGGCATGTATCTGTGGCGCGGGGTCGCTGCGCAGGAGCTAGAGCCGTATTTCCAGCTGGCGTCAGGGGTCATCATTGTGCTCATCGCTGCATGGATGTTTTGGCGCACCTGGCGCGACCAGCATAGCGCGGAGAATAGCCGTCATCACCACGATCACGGTCATGGGCATGAGGGCCATTCCTATGGCGCGAAGCGACACGAAATCAATACCGGGCACGTCCACAGCTATGACATCGCTTGCAAGGAGCCGGGCAAGCACCAGCATGACCACTTCCATGAAGAGCTGCAAGGGCTGGATGTGGCGGGCGAGAGATACCAGGATGCGCATCAGTTGGCGCATGCCAATGACATCCGCAGGCGTTTCACGAACCAAAACGTGACCAATTGGCAGATCGCTTTGTTTGGTCTGACCGGCGGGCTCATTCCTTGCCCGGCGGCGATTACCGTGCTCTTGTTGTGCCTGCAATTGAAGGAGTTTACGCTGGGTGCCGTGCTGGTGCTGTGCTTCTCGATTGGGCTTGCCATCACGCTGGTGACGGTGGGAACTGTTGCAGCGCTTAGTGTGCGTCAGGTCAACAAGCATGCGCCATGGTTCAGCGCGGTGGCCCAGCGGGCACCTTATCTCTCCAGCTTGCTGATTATCGCCGTGGGCATTTACGTGGGAATGAATGGGTGGCTTGGTATTCGCGGCTAGTGTCTGAGCAAGGCCTCCAAGCTTAATGATTGTTTTGAGGCATTAACTTACCTTCACGAGCTAAAGCAGCGGTTATCCCGCTGCTTTAGCTTCCCATCGAACAGGTCTGTTCAGAGCATTCCAAACGCCTAAAACATACAAAGCTACTCTGAATCAGCCCAGTTCATCCGGGCCGACGCGAATGACCAGTTTGCCGACGTTTTTGCCTTCCAGCAGGCCTTTGAGGGCGTCGGGGGCGTTTTCCAGGCCGTCGATGATCTGTTCCAGGTATTGAATCTTGCCTTCGGCGACCCATTGGCCCATTTGTTCGGCAAATTCGCCGTAGCGATGGCCGTAGTCATCAAAAATGATGAAGCCTTGCACGGTAACGCGCTTGGTCAGCAGGGTGGACCAGGCCCAGTCCAGATGGTCAGGGCCGGCGGATGGCGCGCTGTTGTTGTAGCTGGAGACGGTGCCGCACAGTGGAATGCGTGCGTTAGGGTTGAGCAGGGGAAGGACGGCCCGCAGGACTTTTCCGCCTACGTTCTCGAAGTAGATATCGATGCCGTTCGGGCAGGCTTGGGCCAGTTGGGCGGCGAGATCCGTATCTTTGTGGTTCAGGGCGACATCGGCTCCGAACTTATCGCGGGCCAGGCGACATTTTTGCTCGTCCCCGGCAATGGCCACGACGCGGCAGCCCAGGCGTTTAGCGATCTGCACTACGGTCGAGCCGACTGGGCCCGTGGCGGCGGCGACGACCACGGTGTCCCCGGCCTTGGGCTTGCCGATGTCCAGCAGGCCCATGTATGCGGTAAAGCCGGGCATGCCCAGCACGCCCAGGGCATGGGAGACAGGAGCCGTCGATGGGTCCAGCTTGAACAGGAAAGTGCCGTCGGAGACGGCATAATCTTGCCAGCCAGTGCTGTAGCTCAGTACCCAGTCGCCAGCCTGATAATCGGGGTGCCGGGAGGCGACGACGCGATTGATCGTGCCCCCGACCATGACCTCGCCGATGGCGACCGGTTCGGCATAGGAGTCGGCATCGTTCATGCGGCCGCGCATATAGGGGTCCAGGCTTAAATACACCGTGCGCAGCAGCAACTGGCCGTCGGCAATGTCGGGGACTGGGGTAGTGCGCAGAGCGAAGTGTTCTGCGCCGGGCGCGCCGGTGGGGCGGGCGGCCAATGTCATTTGACGATTTTGGGTAAGGGTCTGATGCATGGTGGTATCTCTTTTGAAGAACGATTAAATAGACCGGTCGTCTAGTTGAGGGGAAAATTTTTAGCGGGTGTGTTCTGGATTCAAGTCTGGTTCAACAGGCAGCGGGTCGATGCCAGCGCGGCATCCAGAGGTTGCCGGTTGCGCGTGATCTTGGCGCGCAGACAGGCACCCAGCCATAAGTGATAGAGCATGGTTGCCATTGAGTGCGCATCGAGGGTGGTGGCCACTGTGCCGTCCGCCTGTGCGCTGCGCACGACGCCGGCCAGTCGGGTAATGACCTGCTCCGTGCCCTTGTCCAGCACCAGGCGCATAGGCTCGGAAAGATCGCTGACTTCGGCGGCCAGTTTGACCGCCAGGCATTTACCGTGGGGTTCGGTAGCCGATTGGGCATCCAGCCAGGCGTGCAGATAGTTCAACAGACGCTGCGCAGCCGATTCACCCGGACCGCTGTCCAATACCTGCAATTGCTGCAGATAGGTGCTGAAGTAGTGTTCCAGCAGTGCCTGGCCAAAGGCGTCTTTAGAGGCAAAGTAATGATAGAAGGAGCCTTTGGGCACCCCGGCCGCTTGCAGGATTTCGTTCAGACCAACGGCGGTATAGCCTTTGGTGGCGATGATGTCCTGGGCGGTGTCCAGAATATGTTGGCGGGTGTCGTGGGTGTTTGAAGTGCTCATGAAAAACAGCGTAGCACTTAAATAGACCAGTCGTCTAGTGGTAATGTGTTATGTATCGTCTGGACATGGTTATAGTCCTCTTGTTGAATGTTGCAGATCCCAGATCCCAGATCCCAGATCCCAGATCCCAGATCCCAGATCCCAGATCCCAGCTATCTGCCTCTGCCCCAGCCCCAGCTTTAGTAGCAGTAGTGTTTTTATGTGTCGTAGCAGAAGCTGTATTTTCTGTCTGCTGTCTGTTGTCTGTTGTCTGTTGTCTGTTGTCTGGCTGT encodes:
- a CDS encoding metal-sensing transcriptional repressor, which translates into the protein MNKPDPHHHHDAVAKRLKRAEGHLRSILSMMEERRPCLELAQQLHAVERAISQAKKILIQDHIDHCLQDAVGELDQDRQRAIDEFKEITKYL
- a CDS encoding chromate resistance protein ChrB domain-containing protein yields the protein MKTRCRIWVGLIACAWLIQRFTLSSARLLWIEPLIECVPNALGLDFDSATFTHVDGRVSFEVLPRQLWTGKKTTQTRHLYNPPPAHPD
- a CDS encoding TetR/AcrR family transcriptional regulator, which gives rise to MSTSNTHDTRQHILDTAQDIIATKGYTAVGLNEILQAAGVPKGSFYHYFASKDAFGQALLEHYFSTYLQQLQVLDSGPGESAAQRLLNYLHAWLDAQSATEPHGKCLAVKLAAEVSDLSEPMRLVLDKGTEQVITRLAGVVRSAQADGTVATTLDAHSMATMLYHLWLGACLRAKITRNRQPLDAALASTRCLLNQT
- a CDS encoding NADP-dependent oxidoreductase produces the protein MHQTLTQNRQMTLAARPTGAPGAEHFALRTTPVPDIADGQLLLRTVYLSLDPYMRGRMNDADSYAEPVAIGEVMVGGTINRVVASRHPDYQAGDWVLSYSTGWQDYAVSDGTFLFKLDPSTAPVSHALGVLGMPGFTAYMGLLDIGKPKAGDTVVVAAATGPVGSTVVQIAKRLGCRVVAIAGDEQKCRLARDKFGADVALNHKDTDLAAQLAQACPNGIDIYFENVGGKVLRAVLPLLNPNARIPLCGTVSSYNNSAPSAGPDHLDWAWSTLLTKRVTVQGFIIFDDYGHRYGEFAEQMGQWVAEGKIQYLEQIIDGLENAPDALKGLLEGKNVGKLVIRVGPDELG
- a CDS encoding nickel/cobalt efflux transporter; the protein is MLSFSDLIAQGASHAWLFIPSAILLGALHGLEPGHSKTMMAAFIVAIRGSVWQAALLGITATISHTLIVWGIGLGGMYLWRGVAAQELEPYFQLASGVIIVLIAAWMFWRTWRDQHSAENSRHHHDHGHGHEGHSYGAKRHEINTGHVHSYDIACKEPGKHQHDHFHEELQGLDVAGERYQDAHQLAHANDIRRRFTNQNVTNWQIALFGLTGGLIPCPAAITVLLLCLQLKEFTLGAVLVLCFSIGLAITLVTVGTVAALSVRQVNKHAPWFSAVAQRAPYLSSLLIIAVGIYVGMNGWLGIRG
- a CDS encoding co-chaperone GroES, giving the protein MALRPLNDRVIVKRLDNERTTASGIVIPESATEKPDQGEILAVGPGKKSEDGKVLPLDLKVGDKVLFGKYSGQAVKIDGEELLVIREEEIFAVIE